One segment of Oscillospiraceae bacterium MB08-C2-2 DNA contains the following:
- the murG gene encoding undecaprenyldiphospho-muramoylpentapeptide beta-N-acetylglucosaminyltransferase: MSVKILFACGGTAGHINPAIAVASHIRRKQPGASILFAGNPNGMEANLVPKAGFDFVPIEIQGFRRQINAENIRHNVKSACLLLTSGAKARKILADFAPNVVMGTGGYVSGPVLRTASQMGIKTLTHEQNAYPGVTTKLLTRYVDTVLLAVGKAKEHLPEGKNYVVTGNPIREEILLADRAKTRSEMKIGDRLCILSFGGSLGAQRINEAIADVTAWHWKTGRVHHIHATGQYGTELFPALLRERKVGFEGNPHLDIREYIDNMPDCLAAADLVICRAGAISISELEAAGKASILIPSPNVAENHQYHNAMVLGSQNAAVVLEEKDLTGQVLCGIVQELEHDRQELENLGKNASRLAIVDACDRIWAEIKALVE; this comes from the coding sequence GCGGGAAATCCAAACGGTATGGAAGCAAATCTGGTTCCTAAGGCTGGCTTTGATTTTGTACCCATTGAAATTCAGGGTTTCCGCCGCCAGATCAATGCCGAGAATATCCGGCACAATGTTAAATCCGCTTGCCTGCTGCTCACCAGCGGCGCCAAGGCCAGAAAGATTCTCGCCGATTTTGCTCCCAATGTAGTGATGGGAACCGGCGGTTACGTCAGCGGGCCGGTGCTCCGGACCGCTTCGCAAATGGGCATCAAAACCCTGACTCACGAGCAGAACGCTTATCCCGGTGTCACCACCAAGCTGCTGACCCGGTATGTGGATACAGTTCTGTTGGCCGTGGGCAAGGCTAAGGAGCATTTGCCTGAGGGGAAAAATTATGTTGTAACCGGCAACCCCATCCGGGAGGAAATCCTTTTGGCCGATCGGGCCAAAACTCGTTCGGAAATGAAAATTGGGGACAGGCTCTGTATTCTGAGCTTTGGCGGCAGTCTGGGTGCCCAGCGCATCAATGAGGCCATTGCCGATGTGACCGCTTGGCACTGGAAAACTGGCCGTGTACATCATATTCATGCAACCGGGCAGTATGGTACCGAGCTTTTTCCGGCACTGCTGCGGGAGCGCAAGGTGGGCTTTGAGGGCAATCCCCATCTGGATATCCGGGAGTATATCGATAACATGCCAGATTGTCTGGCGGCGGCTGATTTGGTGATCTGCCGGGCTGGGGCTATTTCTATCAGCGAGCTGGAGGCGGCAGGCAAAGCGTCTATCCTGATTCCCTCTCCCAATGTGGCCGAGAACCACCAATACCACAACGCCATGGTTCTGGGCAGCCAGAATGCCGCTGTTGTGCTGGAAGAAAAAGACCTGACTGGGCAGGTTCTCTGTGGCATTGTGCAGGAGTTGGAGCATGACCGGCAAGAACTGGAAAATCTTGGGAAAAACGCGTCTAGGCTTGCGATTGTGGATGCCTGTGACCGCATTTGGGCGGAAATCAAAGCACTGGTTGAATAA
- the murA gene encoding UDP-N-acetylglucosamine 1-carboxyvinyltransferase, which produces MAKYYIQGGNRLDGQLSVHGAKNAVLPILAAALLTDECVLHNCPHLTDVTAACNIMNYLGSTTIRQGDTVVIRSGEMTSHDIPDDLMREMRSSVIFLGAIIARCKRARISLPGGCELGPRPIDMHLAALEKLGVTITEDHGYLDCTVKGKLRGTSISLPFPSVGATENIMLVACTAEGDTVIHNPAREPEIEDLANFLNKAGANISLRENGTIHIQGVPKLGKLEYRVIPDRIAAATYLCCAAITGGSVLLRDVVPQHLMAIFPILEEMGCTLGWNGDTISLTAPKRLRPVRSVRTMPYPGFPTDAQSPVMSLATLAEGTSVFVENIFENRYKQAGELARMGANIKVEGRVAIIQGVEQLHAATVVCTDLRGGASLCVAALAAEGTSEITHIHHIERGYQDFERNLTLLGASIRKA; this is translated from the coding sequence ATGGCTAAATACTACATACAGGGCGGCAACAGGCTGGATGGCCAGCTGTCTGTACATGGTGCAAAAAATGCGGTGCTTCCTATATTGGCGGCAGCGCTGCTGACAGATGAATGCGTCCTGCACAACTGTCCTCATCTGACCGATGTCACGGCGGCCTGCAATATTATGAACTACCTGGGCAGCACAACGATACGCCAGGGGGATACTGTGGTCATCCGGTCGGGTGAAATGACCAGCCACGATATTCCCGATGACCTGATGCGTGAAATGCGCTCCTCTGTTATTTTTTTGGGGGCGATTATTGCCCGCTGCAAAAGGGCGAGAATCTCACTGCCCGGCGGCTGTGAACTGGGGCCCCGCCCCATTGATATGCATTTGGCAGCGCTGGAAAAGCTGGGCGTTACCATCACCGAGGATCATGGCTACCTTGACTGCACAGTAAAAGGGAAACTCCGTGGAACCAGCATATCCCTTCCTTTCCCCAGTGTGGGTGCAACCGAGAACATTATGCTGGTTGCCTGCACCGCTGAGGGAGATACCGTTATCCATAATCCGGCCCGGGAGCCGGAAATTGAAGACTTGGCAAACTTCCTGAACAAAGCCGGAGCCAATATTTCCCTGCGGGAAAACGGCACCATCCACATTCAAGGTGTGCCCAAACTGGGCAAGCTGGAATACCGTGTCATCCCCGACCGTATTGCGGCGGCTACCTATCTTTGCTGTGCTGCCATTACCGGCGGCAGTGTTCTGCTGCGGGATGTAGTCCCTCAGCATTTAATGGCCATTTTCCCGATTTTGGAGGAAATGGGCTGCACCCTAGGCTGGAATGGCGATACCATTTCCCTGACCGCTCCCAAGAGGCTGAGACCGGTTCGCAGTGTGCGCACCATGCCGTATCCCGGCTTCCCCACCGATGCACAGTCACCGGTGATGTCTTTGGCTACCTTGGCGGAGGGGACCTCTGTTTTTGTTGAGAATATTTTTGAAAACCGTTATAAGCAAGCTGGCGAGCTGGCTCGTATGGGCGCCAACATCAAGGTGGAGGGCCGTGTGGCCATCATTCAGGGTGTTGAACAGCTGCACGCTGCAACCGTGGTATGCACCGATCTGCGGGGAGGGGCTTCTCTCTGCGTGGCGGCGCTGGCTGCCGAGGGAACCAGCGAGATCACCCATATCCACCATATTGAGCGTGGATATCAGGATTTTGAAAGAAATCTCACTTTGCTGGGAGCAAGCATCCGCAAAGCGTGA
- a CDS encoding FtsQ-type POTRA domain-containing protein, translated as MTLHYILIALFLLAGGAVLSLTVFFKVAEISVVGTDKYSSQEIIAASGLKLEENLFRVDTKAVREILMERFPYIEQVYVRRRLPPKVEIEIVQSTPVGAVADGENYVLISKNGKLLERGILFIPVDIPLITGVDVGQVAVGQPLGEEAAEQMKMLEYLFAAMEESGFKNITNVDLSDRLNMRVVYQDRILLELGSEADLAYKLTFVEAVLRDKLGPDEQGVLDVTAASKKKAVFRAGNIHQTGEITGGSQGLEEPVEIQLDGQSEGESQPSAAS; from the coding sequence ATGACGCTGCATTACATACTGATTGCGTTGTTTCTGTTGGCGGGGGGGGCTGTGCTGTCTCTGACTGTGTTTTTTAAAGTGGCGGAAATTTCTGTTGTGGGAACGGACAAGTATTCCAGCCAGGAGATCATCGCCGCCAGCGGGCTTAAACTGGAAGAAAATCTTTTCCGGGTTGATACCAAAGCAGTCCGTGAAATTCTCATGGAGCGGTTCCCTTATATTGAGCAGGTTTATGTCCGCCGGCGTCTGCCTCCCAAGGTGGAAATTGAAATTGTTCAGAGCACACCGGTGGGAGCGGTTGCAGATGGCGAAAACTATGTTTTGATCAGCAAAAACGGCAAGCTTTTGGAAAGAGGAATCCTGTTTATACCGGTGGATATTCCCCTCATAACCGGGGTGGATGTGGGTCAGGTAGCCGTGGGACAGCCTCTGGGAGAAGAAGCGGCCGAGCAGATGAAAATGCTGGAATATCTTTTTGCAGCTATGGAAGAAAGCGGGTTCAAAAACATCACCAACGTGGATCTCAGCGATCGGCTGAACATGCGGGTGGTCTATCAGGATCGGATTCTTTTGGAGCTGGGCAGTGAGGCGGATTTGGCCTATAAGCTGACCTTTGTGGAGGCAGTTCTCCGGGATAAGCTGGGGCCGGACGAGCAGGGTGTGCTGGATGTTACAGCCGCATCCAAGAAAAAGGCGGTTTTCCGCGCAGGAAATATTCACCAGACTGGAGAGATTACAGGCGGCAGTCAAGGGTTGGAGGAACCTGTTGAGATCCAGCTGGATGGGCAGTCAGAAGGGGAATCCCAGCCTTCGGCGGCAAGCTGA
- the ftsZ gene encoding cell division protein FtsZ, giving the protein MNFDMDNDTEKVVSIKVIGVGGGGGNAVNRMIESGLKSVEFISVNTDNQALQFSRANHRLNIGEKLTKGKGAGGLPERGQKAAEENREEIAAALKDADMVFITAGMGGGTGTGAAPIVAEIAHEMGILTVGIVTKPFVFEGKRRMEQAEAGVFALKESVDALLVIPNERLKLISDQKITLKNAFSAADDVLKQGVQSISDLINIPGVVNLDFADVTSVMKDAGYAHMGVGRAQGKDKAQVAASQAISSPLLETSIQGARGVIINITASPDIDLEDIDMASSMIHSQAHPDVNLIWGAAFDEKMQDEMVVTVIATGFDEVNTKTVAYSAPGKGAAAASTSAPSFSHAGAKAVAASVEAEPEADEDDDQGFFDIMTIFNNKR; this is encoded by the coding sequence ATGAATTTTGACATGGATAACGATACCGAAAAGGTTGTATCGATAAAGGTTATAGGAGTTGGCGGCGGCGGCGGAAACGCCGTAAACCGCATGATTGAATCGGGGCTGAAAAGCGTCGAGTTTATTTCAGTCAACACCGATAATCAGGCACTTCAGTTTTCCCGGGCCAATCACAGGCTGAATATCGGGGAGAAGCTCACCAAAGGTAAAGGGGCCGGCGGTCTTCCGGAACGGGGCCAAAAGGCCGCTGAGGAAAACCGTGAAGAGATTGCAGCCGCTCTCAAAGATGCCGATATGGTGTTTATCACCGCCGGTATGGGCGGTGGCACAGGAACTGGTGCCGCTCCCATTGTGGCTGAAATTGCGCACGAAATGGGAATACTTACTGTGGGCATTGTGACCAAGCCCTTTGTTTTTGAAGGCAAACGGCGCATGGAACAGGCCGAAGCGGGTGTATTCGCTCTTAAAGAGAGTGTGGATGCGCTTTTGGTCATACCCAATGAAAGGCTTAAGCTGATTTCAGATCAGAAGATTACCCTGAAAAACGCCTTTTCTGCGGCAGATGATGTACTTAAGCAGGGTGTTCAGAGCATCAGTGACCTGATCAACATTCCCGGCGTGGTCAATCTGGACTTTGCCGACGTCACCTCGGTCATGAAAGATGCGGGCTACGCACACATGGGAGTGGGACGAGCTCAGGGCAAGGATAAGGCACAAGTTGCCGCCAGTCAGGCAATTTCTTCTCCGCTGCTGGAAACCTCCATTCAGGGGGCCAGAGGTGTTATCATCAACATTACAGCATCCCCGGATATTGATCTGGAAGATATCGATATGGCCAGCTCCATGATTCACAGTCAGGCACATCCGGATGTCAACCTGATCTGGGGTGCCGCCTTTGATGAAAAGATGCAGGATGAGATGGTGGTTACCGTGATTGCTACCGGCTTTGATGAGGTTAATACCAAGACCGTGGCTTATTCGGCACCCGGCAAGGGGGCTGCCGCTGCCAGCACATCGGCGCCTTCCTTCTCACATGCAGGTGCAAAGGCCGTTGCCGCCAGTGTTGAGGCTGAGCCTGAGGCGGATGAAGATGACGACCAGGGCTTCTTTGATATTATGACCATCTTCAACAATAAGCGTTGA
- a CDS encoding ketose-bisphosphate aldolase, translated as MPIVNMKQMLADAAAGGYGVGCYSTLNLEMTMGAIKAAEETNTPIMIQVPEMRAAHSPLHMIVPLCVSAAKASKVDICVHFDHGATVENIQKVLDMGMTSVMIDKSHSPLDENIAITKDVIARAHKVGATVEAEIGCIGRTEEGMDSPVVYSDVDQCIRMVEETGIDALAVGIGNIHGVYMSEPKLNFEVLQNIAKSVNVPLVLHGGSGISPEDFRECIKYGIRKINIATASWQAMIHHAREYLADPKANFFGLNEALVAGTYEQVMIHNKVFSMK; from the coding sequence ATGCCGATCGTCAATATGAAGCAAATGCTGGCAGATGCAGCCGCTGGTGGATATGGAGTAGGTTGCTACAGCACTCTGAATCTGGAAATGACTATGGGAGCCATCAAAGCTGCTGAAGAGACCAATACCCCTATCATGATTCAGGTTCCGGAGATGCGCGCTGCCCATTCGCCTTTGCATATGATTGTGCCGCTGTGTGTTTCGGCTGCAAAAGCTTCTAAGGTGGATATCTGCGTCCATTTTGATCACGGCGCAACTGTCGAAAATATTCAGAAGGTTCTGGATATGGGTATGACTTCGGTTATGATCGATAAATCCCACTCTCCTCTGGACGAAAATATTGCCATCACCAAGGATGTCATTGCCCGCGCCCATAAGGTAGGCGCCACTGTTGAAGCCGAGATCGGCTGCATTGGCCGCACTGAGGAAGGTATGGATTCTCCCGTTGTTTATTCCGATGTTGATCAGTGTATCCGCATGGTTGAAGAAACCGGCATTGATGCTCTGGCTGTCGGTATCGGCAATATTCATGGTGTATATATGTCCGAGCCTAAGCTGAACTTTGAAGTTCTCCAGAACATCGCCAAAAGCGTTAATGTTCCTCTGGTTCTTCATGGCGGCAGCGGTATTTCTCCTGAGGATTTCCGTGAGTGCATCAAGTATGGCATTCGCAAAATTAACATTGCCACCGCCAGCTGGCAGGCAATGATCCACCATGCCCGGGAATATCTTGCTGATCCCAAAGCCAACTTCTTTGGCCTGAACGAGGCGCTGGTTGCCGGAACCTACGAGCAGGTTATGATCCACAATAAGGTTTTCAGCATGAAATAA